Proteins encoded in a region of the Prunus persica cultivar Lovell chromosome G4, Prunus_persica_NCBIv2, whole genome shotgun sequence genome:
- the LOC18780817 gene encoding LRR receptor-like serine/threonine-protein kinase GSO1, whose translation MPSFTNYLFSPTYHLNIAHYLLIFLLASSYQHTSKLSFGDALPSVKPCMDEERRALLAFKQNLTDPSGRLSSWVGQACCQWKGISCNNITGHVEKIDLQNTYTYTLSVFDGEWEEMEKSSLGGEINPSLLSLKLLTHLDLSRNDFEGIPIPTFFGHLKSLRYLNLSYASFGGEIPAHLGNLSDLNYLDLSEESDYSSLELPSNSLNRLSNLSSLKYLNLEGVDLSNIGVSLVNVLNKFPSLLELHLPACQIKGNSISLGNVSVTSLLILDMSYNDLKFPFPGWFFNLSSLRKLDLSGNLLAGPVPSEFESLQSLEALDLSFNDLAGQIPKFFGNFCNLKTLNLANNQFEGGIQELLGGLSSCPNSKIESLDLSSNKLKSQLPASIGMLHNLKYLKLYLNDMSGSIPESLGQLSELVHLDLSFNPWEGFLTEAHFINLTRLEYIALGRVDPYPNQSIPLSFKVSYNWVPPFLLHTINIGNCKVGPAFGSWLQSQTDLVFVKLRATGISDSIPEDWFMKISSQVEYLDLSYNQIHGKLPLQLKFPNAVLLDLSHNQIDGPIPTWSGDNVVRFKLETNSFSGPIPLNLDQKFPKLESFYLAENHLNGTIPTSICNMKHLLILSLRNNKLSGEFPQAWSLLLNILIVDVAYNNLSGNLPSSMGASGTLFMLKMNNNNFEGEIPFSLQTCTSLRNIDLGDNRFTGEIPPWIGSTALSVSTLRLRSNFLSGHIPQQLCNLAYLHILDLAHNWFSGTIPKCLNNLTGLRIFNDSFYNIYLEYDQQTTVMRGRELQLNTSLAYVKSIDLSSNRFEGEIPQEICSLVLLRNLNLSMNQFSGNIPSKIGNLSQLDTLDLSLNHLSGQIPQSLSSLTFLSNLNLSYNNLSGEIPLGNQLQALPDSSIYEGNPFLCGFPLSTKCSKDNTSTPKDPTDNDNGDGNYKLWFYMSMALGFIVGFWGVCGTLIVKKSWRYAYFRWFDDIKEKFYGESDSS comes from the coding sequence ATGCCTAGCTTTACAAATTACTTATTCAGCCCAACTTATCACCTCAACATTGCTCACTATTTGCTCATCTTCCTTTTGGCCTCCTCATATCAACACACTAGTAAACTCTCTTTTGGTGACGCGCTTCCAAGTGTGAAACCATGCATGGACGAGGAGAGACGGGCTCTCCTCGCCTTCAAACAAAATCTCACTGATCCTTCTGGGAGGCTTTCTTCATGGGTTGGTCAAGCTTGCTGTCAATGGAAAGGAATTTCATGCAACAACATCACCGGTCACGTTGAAAAGATTGATCTCCAAAATACATACACATACACACTGTCTGTTTTCGATGGAGAGTGGGAAGAGATGGAGAAGTCTTCTTTGGGTGGTGAGATAAATCCTTCTTTACTTAGCTTGAAACTTTTGACCCACCTAGATCTAAGCAGGAATGATTTTGAAGGGATTCCCATTCCCACATTCTTTGGTCATCTCAAAAGTTTGAGGTATCTTAATCTCTCATATGCTTCATTTGGAGGAGAGATTCCAGCTCATCTTGGCAACCTATCAGACTTGAACTATCTTGACCTAAGTGAAGAGTCTGACTACTCTTCACTTGAACTACCTTCCAACAGCTTGAATAGGCTTTCCAATCTCTCTTCCCTAAAATACCTCAATCTTGAAGGAGTGGACCTCAGCAACATTGGGGTAAGTTTggtaaatgttttaaacaagttTCCTTCCCTACTAGAGTTGCACTTACCAGCATGCCAAATTAAAGGCAATTCAATCTCACTAGGAAATGTTAGCGTCACATCACTTTTGATCCTTGACATGTCATATAATGATTTGAAGTTTCCATTTCCTGGGTGGTTCTTTAATCTGTCTAGCCTCAGAAAACTTGATCTAAGTGGTAATCTTTTGGCCGGTCCAGTTCCCAGTGAATTTGAAAGCCTCCAATCACTAGAAGCTCTTGATTTATCTTTTAATGATCTTGCAGgtcaaattcccaaattcttCGGGAACTTTTGCAATCTAAAGACATTGAATCTTGCAAATAACCAATTTGAAGGGGGGATTCAAGAGCTTTTGGGGGGTTTATCAAGTTGTCCCAATAGTAAGATAGAGTCACTAGATTTGTCTTCTAATAAGCTGAAAAGCCAATTGCCTGCCTCTATAGGGATGCTACACAATTTGAAGTATCTTAAACTCTACCTTAATGATATGAGTGGGTCTATTCCTGAAAGTTTGGGGCAACTCTCTGAGCTAGTTCACCTAGATCTATCTTTTAACCCATGGGAAGGGTTTTTAACGGAAGCCCATTTCATAAATCTCACAAGATTGGAATACATTGCATTGGGTAGAGTGGATCCTTACCCAAATCAGTCTATTCCCCTCAGTTTTAAGGTGTCTTACAATTGGGTTCCTCCTTTCTTGCTTCACACAATCAACATTGGGAACTGTAAAGTAGGTCCTGCCTTTGGGTCATGGCTTCAATCTCAAACTGACCTTGTATTTGTCAAACTTCGTGCCACTGGAATCTCAGATTCTATACCAGaggattggttcatgaaaatATCTTCCCAAGTTGAGTATTTGGATTTGTCTTACAACCAAATCCATGGAAAGCTTCCATTGCAATTGAAATTCCCAAATGCCGTGCTTTTGGATTTGAGTCATAACCAAATTGATGGGCCAATTCCAACTTGGTCTGGTGATAATGTGGTTCGGTTTAAGCTTGAAACCAATTCATTTTCTGGCCCAATTCCATTGAATTTGGACCAAAAGTTTCCAAAATTGGAATCATTTTACCTTGCTGAAAATCATTTGAATGGCACCATTCCAACTTCCATTTGCAACATGAAACACTTGTTAATCCTTTCTCTGAGAAACAACAAGCTATCAGGAGAATTTCCACAAGCATGGAGCCTTTTGCTTAACATACTGATTGTAGATGTTGCATACAACAATCTCTCAGGCAATCTTCCCAGTTCAATGGGTGCCTCAGGTACTCTTTTCATGTTGAAGATGAACAACAACAATTTTGAAGGCGAAATTCCATTTTCCTTGCAAACCTGCACTTCTTTGAGGAACATTGATCTTGGGGATAATAGATTCACTGGTGAAATACCTCCATGGATAGGATCAACTGCTTTATCGGTGTCAACCCTAAGGCTGAGATCCAATTTTTTAAGTGGACATATCCCACAACAGTTGTGCAATCTTGCCTACCTTCACATCCTAGACCTTGCTCACAACTGGTTTTCCGGCACAATCCCCAAGTGTTTGAACAATCTCACTGGTCTCAGAATCTTTAATGACagtttttataatatatatctaGAGTATGACCAACAAACAACAGTGATGAGAGGAAGAGAACTCCAATTGAACACTTCTCTAGCGTATGTAAAAAGCATTGATCTTTCATCAAATAGGTTTGAAGGTGAAATCCCTCAAGAAATATGCAGTCTCGTTCTATTGCGCAACTTGAACTTGTCAATGAATCAGTTCAGTGGAAACATCCCATCAAAGATTGGAAACTTGTCGCAGCTCGATACTCTTGATCTCTCACTCAACCACCTTTCAGGACAGATTCCTCAAAGTCTTTCATCCTTGACCTTCTTGTCTAACTTGAACTTGTCTTATAACAACTTGAGTGGTGAAATTCCTTTGGGAAACCAACTCCAAGCACTCCCTGATTCATCCATTTATGAGGGCAACCCATTCCTTTGTGGATTTCCTCTTTCAACCAAGTGCTCCAAAGATAACACTTCTACTCCCAAGGATCCAACAGACAATGACAATGGAGATGGAAATTACAAGTTGTGGTTCTATATGAGCATGGCTCTTGGTTTTATCGTAGGCTTTTGGGGTGTTTGTGGCACATTAATTGTGAAGAAATCATGGAGGTATGCTTATTTTCGATGGTTT